Below is a genomic region from Zerene cesonia ecotype Mississippi chromosome Z, Zerene_cesonia_1.1, whole genome shotgun sequence.
ttcattaattaatatattataatttattaacgctCGGTGCCATTTCGTATAAGATTATCTAGAGTCTTAAACAGAAGTGTACAAACTTACAAcacgaaaaagaaaatacgattctaataatattaggACTTcgttattacaaacaaattgcCCTATTGGGCAATAAAACGACGAAAGAGGTTTTTTCAAACCAACTTGTCACTCGTCGTcattgtatttcaataaaaattcccTGTATTTCcaattataccaaatttttcACACGTTACGTGATGATGTTCAGTTCatcttgttattataaaacgtGTCAGGTATTCTACAATCGAAGGAGGTTTAGGacgaataaaaaactaaaataatggagttttctttatttcatactttttcACAATGAGACTTTcttttacatgtttttaatattttaacccGGTTCACGTttagatatttcataaaacatctATGATAGACATAAAACACATTGAGATCTGTACTATAATCATTAACTTTGATGACTTACTttgagatattaaatattatgctatGAAAACCTCatgtaataatagaaaataggGTTACATTTTGGTTTACAGGCCACGGCGAATATCTAGATCGTTGAATGAAAACACGTGGAGAAAATTGGAAGAAAAAGGACAATGGCATGCAGCTTGTTTACAAATACGATATTCTCAGAAATGATCTAGTCATTTGCCAGTTAGTTACAATACTTATTAGTCGATAAACAGTTCATGTAAAGTTGAGGTAAAGGGTAAAAACGCTACGgatatttctatttacaacTTTCTATATGTTGTGtagaataaatagattattacCGACTAAAAAGCAGTCACGTAAATTCATTTTCGTAAATTCTCAAATAAAATCTGAATTTTAACATGcaaacgatttaaaaattttagtaatttaaaaaaaagtaaccttaaatttaaatatacagaatACTTCATATTTCTAAGTTTTTTTCAGTAATACGTAGATAATAGACATCAAGAGCTcgaatctaaaaatatattttgtgtactAGACATTTAAACTACTATCACAAACagatattatctttattatgatcatattatattttaagttcatattttaaatacaacgtTTAATACGATGAGAAATATTGTCTACAtcatatattaagatatatatcatatatatatgtactgtgtaaagataaacaaatgatacttgatgaaaataacaaggatcaaaagaataaaaaataaaaaaaggcaCACAGCTTAATAAGTAGAAAAAGTATCGATAGACTAACGTGCTTTGCACAGTTGAGGAACAATTCAAAATCCAAAACAGGAGTTACTTATAAGGCCTAATATACAATATCaagttattatacaaaaagaaacataGATAGATAGGTTCCATATATGTAAAGATTATTTAGAACATCAagatattctaatattaaCGTAACACCAAAAGTAGTTTTTATAACCACAGCGTGAAGTGTGAAGTGTAAAATTCACCCGTGGACAAcctgaaaaaacaaaatcaattaaaattctcaaacattaactattatttctttttttttttgaatattttattatttatttttaagtttctatCGTGCGTGGTTTCCAAAGCCGTGAAAGCGTCACCAAGTCTTACAAATGTATCTATAGTCGTGCGCGGAAACTGCCAGCGATACTCAACACATAGTAAGCCACCAAAGCCGTAAATGCGTCACAAAGTCTTACAAAGTAGTCGTATCTAGTTGTGCGTCACCAAGCCTGTTTTCCCTTATACTCACACACTACCGCAGTGTACGCAGACCAGTCGTCTACTCGTTGTCGTCGAAGAACGGCTGCAGCGTGCGAAGGAACTCGAGCAGGAACTGCCGGTTGACCTGCCGCTGCTGCTGGTAGCCGTAGCGGTTGATGTTGTTCTCGGTGGGCGGCACCGGGTCCGCGCTCAGGTACGCCGGCACCTCTGGCACCGCCTGCGATGTTAACCGACTTCATGAAAGGAGGCTTGAATCCAAATGTATCAACCGACttcgcgttttttttttcttgtcgtatttatttcacttttttgGGTTGGCATACAAAAAgaccttaattaaaatatcttaaaacaatACCAGCACAGAAGGCCTTATCACAAAAGAGTGATCTTTACCAGGCAACCCACCGTATGAAgaaatagtataaagcaagAAGTAGGTGGATGACAAGAAGTTAATGCCGAAAAAAGAGAGGTGAGTTGAATTTTTTGGCTGTGTCTACCCAATGACTTCACTGACTGAATGACTAGTCCATTAAAACAGAAATTCCTTCGCATGTCTCATTAGCTGGATTTTGAGGAGAAATGTGGTAAAATAAggattagtataatataaaattctgtaCTGCAAAATTTAGCCGccaaaagtaattaaatccataatttaatttatattaataatcctTGCCTCTGATATAAATTAAGCAAtctgtagaaaaaaaaaaaaattcgagaATATAAAGTGTTAGTAGTTAATACTTACGCCATCAACGAGCAATTCTGACATCGGTGTGATAACGCATAGGTGCCTCACGACCTCGACTGGCCACTTCTGGAGTACCGATAACTGTTTCTGTACCTCTTTCAACGCTATAGTCTGaaaaattgtcatattttataacacacgCCATCTCCATAATATGATTCGGCATTCCCTCAATCAAACCAAATGTTATTAGCTTTAAGCATGTTATTCGCATCCATGGAGAAATTGATCAAGCCTTATTGCAATAAACAAGACACAAGCCTCAAAAActtcaaatttcaattgtcaacctttttaatatttatatcaaactcgttatttttatatttgtgagAAACTAGAGCTTATTCTTAACCTGCATGACAAATTctgtaaacataaattaattaaagtataatagTAAGCTGATATAGAAGGGCCATTAATCTTCTATGAATGTAAAtgcatagtaataaaaatcaatcttgtttaaaaaacaaattgtaacaaaaacaaatataaagaaaacctttttagttttataaatttactaataaataattaatttacgtaaataatgataaaaattaaaaacaaaaaaaaacactaattacagtattaaattttaattaaaactcagtgtaaaaaaacttaaaaaaaaagaagtaatGGCCCAACTATAACCCGTGCGCCCCGAAGCGGTACTTACCTTGAAGCTCAGTACGCAAAACATACACACCTGTTCCCTCACATCAGTATCATACTTAATAGATAGTTCTGTGGCATTCTTTAGCAGCCATTCCATTACAGGTGGTTCCCGCCAGCGGGACCAAGTGAACTTTGCGTATAATGACATTAGGTCTTGTAGTGATTTTGGCGTactagataaaaaaaacaacaaattattaaagttgGTAATCATAAAAAAGTCACAGCCTCTTTTGTAGTCTAAAACAACGTATCCTTTACGACAAATTATTACAATCTATTCATGTAGTATTCATGTAAATGTGATCTCTGTACtggataatatttttgtaaccgTAACACTTAGGTACTGTGATGTATTTATTGGATGATAAAGAGAGGAAGAATATTTCCAATGTATGTATTGTGCAGGATATTACGCCTCTGTTGACTATTGATGGcagtatttaagaaatatataatgtaaatgtaataatcaCAATCCaaactatatacataatgtatgaTACCTGCATATcgtgtgaaatatattttttatgtcatagcggacaactgagccggtggttcgcctgatggtaagcgatcaccaccggcATGAACTTTCGAAGAGTGTGTTGCCTactttaaggggtaagggatatggaaaggattgacgactgtaAAGAAGGTATTAACGGGGatggatgaggaaaaggaaacgggcttctggctcccccattcactgtacgaaacacaatagcaagctactATTTCAAGCCAGCCTTCCGTGGGggtatggtacttccccggtatTTTTTCTTCATGGCTTCAATTGGCTTCATGTATTTCTCGATAACTGCtatcttttttgtttaagCTGTTGGCCCTCcaagtgaaaaaataaatatagcaaataCTACATCATTAAATATTGCAAGACTACCGTAGGCTCTTTTGAATGTCTACTGCACTTAATTATGCATAGAACATCTTACTTCTGTGCTGCAAAGCCATTAAACAAATAGCTGTTCTTTAGCTGCGCGGACAGACTTTGGTTGCTGCACTGCAGGATCTTCATCAAAACGAAGGGGAACTTCAACATACAATCCTTCAATATTTTGTTCGCTTCTTCAATATCGActggaaaataaacatttttatgcaattatttttagtgaTCATTGACTATTGACAGTTCTGGCTACAAAAAAGCCTTCCATGTAAGGATAGCATCAGTGCATTCGAATTAAAAccgcaataattatattttacaacgaACTAATATTTTGTCTCTTCTTTAAGCCTAAACcatttctattgaaatttggatttttgcctgaaccctcataggcttgtgtcccagcagtgggaacatataggggctgatgatgatgatgatgttgatcTTGAGATCCGAAAAGACATGCGGTAATTTTCATCCCGGAAATACTACGGGAAGGGAACTATGCGGAAAATTTGTCTATCTCTTCCTTTCACTATGCAAGCGAAGCTGCGGTCAGAaagtaagttatatataatataattatgacgttgtattatcaaattttattcaccACTTAACTTACACTCTTTATTCTTTGACTTAGACAGGTGGAAGCAGCACATGGCTCGGGAGAACTGCAGGTTGAACAGATACTCCCCCTCCCTAGTGGTGTTCCAATACTCCACTGCCTCGTTCAACCACTTGTGCTCCCGGGCTCGCAACGCTAACGTATCTATTATGAAGATCACCGCCAAGGGATCGCTGGGATCCAAATTCAGAAGAGCTTTGGCTATCTCCAGAGCGGTTCGGTGACAGGCTCTGTTCGTTAACAGATGTAGATATTTCAGCAGGGCGACGTGGAACGGACGATTCTCTATGTATTTGTACTCTAGACGACATCGTCTCTGAAATATAGATTATGATTAgcgtatttttatatccaaaGTTTATACTGAAGAAGTACGATTCAACTTACACCAGTGAGAGTGAAGCAGGGGTGGGCAACATACTGCAAGTATGCGATGCATTGCTCGATTATATCATTCGCCAAATTGTAATTCTCCATGCGGAAGAAAATATCAGCCGACTGTAAAATGGATACAAATTTTAccttatgtattatatgtgtatactcatgcattaataaaatacgtacaatatcaattatagtaataatttaaagtttccAAGTATCTAACTTACCTCCAAAAGAGCTTCAACATGCATGGTTTTCAATAAATCCTCTAATGGAGGCATTACACCAGCAGCCCTCAAActgttaaaattgtaatcaCGTTTAATCAATGCATTgagattttcttaaaataaataaaagaataataatttgactGGGTGTGATTGGgctataaatttgattattccAATTGCTAGCTATGAACGAGGCTTTTTAAggataaatatactataaacaGTTAACTACTAAATAGTAGAATAGTAAATAGTAGAATAGTAAATAGTAGAATTTGATCTAAGGAAGCCACTCATATTATTAAGCATTGTAAGATTATTATCAAACTAAAACTCCCAGCATGTAGCCCAAGTAAAGCAATAGTTCTAATATGAGagatattattcttatttcattgtataaaatgaaagcTAACCCTGCAACATTATCCAAGAATGTTTGATACATCTTCCTGTATTCCTTGTTATGATCAAACGTGAAGTAGGTAATATCGCTTTCGCGGTTCTTTATCGACATGGAAAGGCCTGTGGGaagattttaaacaattaaagtaacaaatacataatgaGTATTATCCCAATTTACTTGAAAAACGAAgagataattataaagaaaagagCTTACTTACCCAATTTATTGAAAGTGTAGGCCTTGGGaatgacaatatttttctgGTGTTTAACATTATGCTGCCGCTGACGCCTGCAAGAAATTTTAGCTGTGAAATGTATCTAGAAGAATTCCTGTAATAccctttataaatataataactattaaatgtatatcattattaatgtTAGGCCATATAATTACATCAGTTGTTGAGTAATAAGCAaatgtatgataattttatagttaaagGTACACAGGGAATCACAACACACCGTCTTTCTTCCTCCTCTGATTCCGGACCAAATATTCTGCGCAGTTCATTATTAGCATCAAGATGTTTCTGCTGAACGGCAAATAGTGTAGCTTCGGGGTTAACTTTCTTTACAGGTATCTGTACAACTGGTATCGGTTCCCCAAGCAATGCATTTACCTCTCGAACTGATCTATCAATTTCATCCATCTAgaacaacaaaattttcagATTCCAAATGGTTGATTAATGGTATATTACAAGTACGATCTCGGATTActtgattttaaaatcaagAACTTTGTAGGAAacgaaagtaaataaaaaagaaataaagacaCTCTACGccaatataaaatcaataatatgaaCAATGTTCAATGATTATGCCGATTTGAGGTAAAACTACTATAAAACtggcaaaaatatattgatgaaACAGATGTGgctaaatatgtttaaataactattaaaaaatacattcaatatatgtatactttacTAGAACTTGACTATTTGTACCTTATCACCTAAAGgttaaatttttctataaatgtcatttctaaatgtaacAATACTAATTCTCATATCTAACTAGACTTCTAAAAACGATATATTGTACTTCTGTATTACGTGATACtccaaagaaaataaaagccaccatgtttttttttcttgatatTCATGGTTTGTGTTAGATTTGTGGTTGGGACGttggtaaatttatttgaaaagtgtaataaataactaacctaaaacaatttcttccaattgttacttaataatatacttaaatagtaaatagggaattttcaaattacagAAATGGGGTCTTATGACCTCCTCAATGTATTGATGAGCTGTTaccaaaaataacaacaaaatgatataatataagtcCAAAATAAAACAGTCCAACAATGTTTGCTGCGAAATCAGTGCAAATATTTACATCAAATGTATTTGTAGCTGCTTTCCCCTTCCTCTTTTTCCTGTtgttcttcttcttctttttttcttgctGAAGATGCTCAACTTCAACTTCTTCTTGCTTACTGTCTGGTTCTACTTCTGGTTCTGATGTGGAATTGACTTCCAACTggcaaaaaatatcaaaccaCATGTTTGAAATTCTTTTGTAcgtatgatataaataatataatttttttgcataatttatatattcgcCAAGCcacatatcattataataataagagaacattttatttgaaaaacagATCAACCCAATAGCAATATGCATAATACTCTTAAAACTAAcacaaacttttaaatttgcttTTGCTTATAAGATAATTCATGTAATACTAAATAATGCATCAAATTCTATTAAATGCagtgcatatttttatagcaaacctacttatatttaaaaattatagaggTTACATTTTCAGTTAGTTAGTAACAATTAAACACTACATCTGAACcaagtaacaaatatacatggCATAAAGAGTTTGTAACTTTTTCAAATGTGTTCTTTTATGATtcatcattttcttttattaatccGGAGAAGCCGCAACAAATAGCAAACAAATGAATCTTACTTTGAAATATAACTGCCACATGTGATAGATGCGGTTCaagttatattcatataaattttatacattaggcactgtttataaaatttttatgaataaaatttgaacaatgcttaaaaataatagaggTGAAACCTAAACTCACAACTGCATAAGCCGCACTGGAAGATTCCTTTCTTGTATATAGTGGTACGAAATCATCATCAGAGTTTTCATCATCAGGTGGTGGAAGAGTTGTTGTCCCAAAGAGTTTTCTCATGTTGCGAGTAGACATTCTGCAGAATTTAACTGTTCTTTTCGTTAACGGAAGAAAAACGGACTTGTCCGATGTACTGATTTATTTTACGAAACAGACTTAGTACCCGCAATGTAattcttaatttctaaattattatctatgacTCGTGTTGCACTCACTAATTTAATCTGTTAATGCATgaaggatataaataaaaatataccttttgttatattggtatttcaatgttatatgccttaaaatatatattataaaacatggaATTTCAAATAAGCTTACTTGACTGCTGCTGCTTTCTAGTAATTTGACCAGTAGTAACGATACTTGAAATTGGGTTATTCACAGATTCacataatcaattaaaaatatccctAATGATCAAAtacagaatataatttatatgagcAGATTAATAAAACCAAGAATTCCgaaacagtttttattgaaCACCAACTCGGGATCAATAATGTACCTAATGTCAAGTGTCAACGTCAGTACCCAATTTATTTACGGTTTACGCATGTGTCCCAGTCTTAGTCCCACATGAGTTCCACCCATGTAATACCAGACTATCCCCACCCCCTGTGTATGTAATAATCTGCTTtactacttattaataattatttcatacttcAGTTGGTAATTTAAGTAAACAATACTACTttcaattatcatttttaattcgaTTAAGTAATTGTGGGAGTTGAACATGCGTCGACATGAAATAGGCCACTATTAATAGGCTACTACACGTCGATCTTCTACACTCGATCGATGTATTGATCGACGTATGTAAATGATCGATGTATGTAAAAGTGTTTCATACGGTGAATTCGTTGTGTGGTAGACCCGTGTACTTTTCCCGGCCTCTCCTAGTCTTGTCCCATATTCCCCTCATTAATTCTCACCATATTCTATGGAAACCTAGGCGATCCAAGGCAAGAAAAAGAGCTCCTTTACCAAACATGACTTAGGTAGttataagattattaattataaaaaagtaaaaaaaaaacagaatatatttcctctaattttttttttgttaccatCGACAATGGCAGCTCCATTCCCACTGGGTCGCCAGTAAGCGCTACTTATTGtacttaaaatttgtttaaattatatttgtttatattatgttgtatgtaaaattgtaaaatgtaactGCATAAAAAATCTGTCTGAGATTGAATAGACCAACGAGCGTCATTACTTCTATAGTTGTTTGCTCGTTGTGTGTGCGTGACAACAAGTCGCTGCCCGAACGCACATGCATGTGTGTGCATAAAGTCCTCTAATTTTCTCAAGCATCTAAAAATTCACTTGCAGTATTGCACAGTGCAAAGTCTAATTAATGGGGAGTCTAACGTATTTGGCAAATATACAGTATAGCCAACCGTTATCCCATTCGCCAATCGCGTGGTTGCTTGCCGGCGCGACTCAAAGGTAGGCTACCGCATGCGCGTCGTTTGATGTTACAGCTCTGTAGTCCGCGTTCAACCCTCGTAACAATGTAGTGCACTGCGCATACGCTAGCTACCACGTGTATCCGCGTGCGTCTTATTGTTGTACTCACTGTTTTATTGTGCCAATTGTCTCTCCATGCTGTGCCACGTGCTCTCACAATAAAGAGTGATCAACGACTCTCTCTTTTCTTTGTCAGACGCTCGAACCCTTTCATAAGTGCATCCAACGTGCATGTACCTACCATATATGCACCTAAATCATGCACCATAATATGTGGCGCCCTATTTGGTACatcataaagtattataacaCCTATAgctaaatctaatatataaaattctcgtgtcacagttttcgttgccgtactcctccgaaacggcttgaccgattcttatgaaattttgtgtgcatatcggttatgtttgagaatcggctaacatctatttttcatacctctaaatgatcagagtagggcagaacagcgtttgccgggtgcagctagtaatctacaaaatatttaaaaaccacCGCCACAAAACTGGTCCCTGTAGACGCGATCTGAAGTGTTAAAGAAATGTCGCTTCCTTGTATGCtgagtatattaaatttatatattttacgctaaagtattaaaaatataaataacaagtattataaaattactgtattataaataaaagcctTTTAAGAGTTATTTAGACGAAGTCGCTACAGACCTGTTAGTGGGGGATGAATTGTTTacgtgtaatatttttatatgtaaatgtaaataatctatattatttccATAGGGTTTAAGTCACAGTGAGCAGCTCGTAACTAGTTCATACCTCCGCTGTGGGTCTTATGTCCTAGCTTTATTTATCTTGCTTGTCTGTGTGTAGCTGTACATTGGCTTTGGATTTCATACATCTTAATCTGTGGTCTTTCGTTTTTAAACGTTTGCGACTTCAGACTTGTGTCACGACTCACTTAGGtatcaaaaaacataaatggTGCGATagtaaactagctgtgacgTATTAATTTAACACGGATGAAAAGAGGGAAATATAAATTGGTGTTgataaattagtaaattagTTTTCAAACTATACAGACGTGCGGTGAACTTGTTTCGTTTCGAATTGAAagttttgcaaaaaaataaaaatatcggtGCTTAAAAATGAACTACTGGTGTTTTCTATTCATAGGTGTTTTTCTTCTGATATTTGTTGATGGGGCTGTTGTACCGGAAAGTAATGATGTAGAGCAGCAAGGGCTATATAGTAAGTCGGACCATGTAACTGTATTAACcaacaaaaactttaatagaAAAGTTTATGGCCAAAAAAATGCTTACTTAGTCCAGTTTTACAATAGCTATTGTGGACACTGCCGCGCATTTGCAccgaaatttaaaaacttagcTGCTGACGTCTCAGCAtggaaaaacattataaaattggcTGTCATAGATTGTTCTGTGGaggaaaataatgaaatatgtagGCAATTTGAAGTAATGGCATATCCATCTTTACGCTACTTACATGAGTTTTACAAAAAAGGAAATGCCTTTGTGGGGGAAAAGTTTCAGCTAGCTGATACAGCAGATAAGCTAAGAACTCAATTGATTGCTAAAATGCAATCTGAACAATCTTTAGGCCGTCTATCATCAGCTCCTCGTCTCAATATAGCTTCTTATGATTCTTATACTACTGCTTTGAGTACTATGCCCAATGATGTCACATATACTTTCCTAGTTTTTGAAAATGAGAATTCTACTATTGGTTCAGAGCTGGCTCTAGACATTAATGACTATGAGCATATAAAGGTTCTAAGAGTTCAGGAAAATAGTGAATTGGCCACAGTAGCAGGTGTCACAAGATTTCCTGGATTAGTTGCAGTAAGATCAACTCTAGAACCAACTCCGCTCACACCTAAGAATCCTACTAGACAAACCCTGCTAAAGGCtgttaatgcatttttaaggtctaaaaattatgaattgcCTGCTAGAGATGTAGAAATTGATGACAACAATGAAAACTTCATATCTAAAGATAATCCAGCCCAAGATCCTGATGTTGTTTACTATACAGACTTAGAGAAAACACTCAAGACGAGTCTACATACCGAAATTACTAGACATAAAGTACTAAGTGGTGAACCTTTACAAGCGCTCCTGGATTATTTGGATGTGCTTATTGTATCATTCCCAGCtagatacaatttaaaagaataccTAATAGACTTACGCAATAACCTGAGCAAAAAACCTCAATGGAGTGGAagtgaaatatatgaaactgTTAAAAGGTTggaacataattataatacagtatTTTCACCCGAGCTAGAATATGTAGGATGTAGAGGAAGCCAGCCACAATATAGAGGGTATACTTGTGGCTTGTGGGCTTTGTTCCATACATTAACCGTAAATGCTGCACAACAGCCTGGCATAGAAGGCCCTAAAGTATTGAGAGCGATGCATGGCTATGTCAAACATTTCTTTGGTTGCACAGAATGCTCTCAGCATTTCCAAAGTATGGCTGCTCGGAATAGAATATTTGATGTAAAAGAAAACGACAAAGCTGTACTTTGGCTTTGGATTTCACACAATGAAGTGAATTTAAGGTTGGCAGGAGATGTCACTGAAGATCCTGAACACCCCAAGATACAGTTCCCAAGTGCTACTAAGTGTCCGGAATGCAGACAGACCCGGGGCGCCTGGAACTTACCCAATGTGTATCAATATTTGCAAAGGATGTATGGAGCTGACAAAATACAAGACGCTAGAAGAGCAAGATCGACAGCTGCCGCACAAAGCCCTCTGTCTAACCTGGATATTGGAATGCTAAGCCTTCtgtacatattttcttttcttattctCATTTTAGTTATTAAGTATTTCTTATCTAAACGATTTTTTAGAAAACGTCGCTATAAGCATGCATGGggtaaagtataaatttacaattgaataaatcaaGCCCATCTcaaattagtaaaatatatgagtGAGATATATGCATGATCATAACATCAGGTTCTGTACATAAAATCACTATtgacattaataatatcatcatgTTAGGAatgaaaagaatttaaataaattatttattgattagtttttaatttgaaaagaataatgcatttatagaatttttatttgttactatgTGCTTTAATGTCTTTCCATTagtcatttcatttttattctttgttaatatttaactttattttatcttgaattaaagataatcttgaatcaattaaattaatatgaacatACCGGTTATACAACTAATGCTAAAATTATGCTACTTggtgaaagtttatttcaactttcaaattgataattttctagctacttatatatatatatatttatttgttgctaACTAATCTTTCATTACATAATCATCATTCTGTAGTATtttcaacaatattatttctactATTTGATCTCATTAAATCATTATCTCTCAATTGCATTTGAAATTGGCTatcattatgtaatataacgttttttttcGTACTTCCATATAATTCTATTAGCCATGTATTTTGACCTTCTTTACAAGACTTAGTGTCTAGTTTGTgccttgaaaaaaaaaaaggagagCATCACCAATCCAAACATTATGTTGGatcataaatgtatattaataagcataaatttgtaatttgttatagATAGCgtgatataataatgtatatt
It encodes:
- the LOC119835518 gene encoding sulfhydryl oxidase 1-like isoform X1, whose translation is MNYWCFLFIGVFLLIFVDGAVVPESNDVEQQGLYSKSDHVTVLTNKNFNRKVYGQKNAYLVQFYNSYCGHCRAFAPKFKNLAADVSAWKNIIKLAVIDCSVEENNEICRQFEVMAYPSLRYLHEFYKKGNAFVGEKFQLADTADKLRTQLIAKMQSEQSLGRLSSAPRLNIASYDSYTTALSTMPNDVTYTFLVFENENSTIGSELALDINDYEHIKVLRVQENSELATVAGVTRFPGLVAVRSTLEPTPLTPKNPTRQTLLKAVNAFLRSKNYELPARDVEIDDNNENFISKDNPAQDPDVVYYTDLEKTLKTSLHTEITRHKVLSGEPLQALLDYLDVLIVSFPARYNLKEYLIDLRNNLSKKPQWSGSEIYETVKRLEHNYNTVFSPELEYVGCRGSQPQYRGYTCGLWALFHTLTVNAAQQPGIEGPKVLRAMHGYVKHFFGCTECSQHFQSMAARNRIFDVKENDKAVLWLWISHNEVNLRLAGDVTEDPEHPKIQFPSATKCPECRQTRGAWNLPNVYQYLQRMYGADKIQDARRARSTAAAQSPLSNLDIGMLSLLSLLHRVWRESSFN
- the LOC119835518 gene encoding sulfhydryl oxidase 1-like isoform X2 — its product is MNYWCFLFIGVFLLIFVDGAVVPESNDVEQQGLYSKSDHVTVLTNKNFNRKVYGQKNAYLVQFYNSYCGHCRAFAPKFKNLAADVSAWKNIIKLAVIDCSVEENNEICRQFEVMAYPSLRYLHEFYKKGNAFVGEKFQLADTADKLRTQLIAKMQSEQSLGRLSSAPRLNIASYDSYTTALSTMPNDVTYTFLVFENENSTIGSELALDINDYEHIKVLRVQENSELATVAGVTRFPGLVAVRSTLEPTPLTPKNPTRQTLLKAVNAFLRSKNYELPARDVEIDDNNENFISKDNPAQDPDVVYYTDLEKTLKTSLHTEITRHKVLSGEPLQALLDYLDVLIVSFPARYNLKEYLIDLRNNLSKKPQWSGSEIYETVKRLEHNYNTVFSPELEYVGCRGSQPQYRGYTCGLWALFHTLTVNAAQQPGIEGPKVLRAMHGYVKHFFGCTECSQHFQSMAARNRIFDVKENDKAVLWLWISHNEVNLRLAGDVTEDPEHPKIQFPSATKCPECRQTRGAWNLPNVYQYLQRMYGADKIQDARRARSTAAAQSPLSNLDIGMLSLLLLHRVWRESSFN
- the LOC119835518 gene encoding sulfhydryl oxidase 1-like isoform X3; the encoded protein is MNYWCFLFIGVFLLIFVDGAVVPESNDVEQQGLYSKSDHVTVLTNKNFNRKVYGQKNAYLVQFYNSYCGHCRAFAPKFKNLAADVSAWKNIIKLAVIDCSVEENNEICRQFEVMAYPSLRYLHEFYKKGNAFVGEKFQLADTADKLRTQLIAKMQSEQSLGRLSSAPRLNIASYDSYTTALSTMPNDVTYTFLVFENENSTIGSELALDINDYEHIKVLRVQENSELATVAGVTRFPGLVAVRSTLEPTPLTPKNPTRQTLLKAVNAFLRSKNYELPARDVEIDDNNENFISKDNPAQDPDVVYYTDLEKTLKTSLHTEITRHKVLSGEPLQALLDYLDVLIVSFPARYNLKEYLIDLRNNLSKKPQWSGSEIYETVKRLEHNYNTVFSPELEYVGCRGSQPQYRGYTCGLWALFHTLTVNAAQQPGIEGPKVLRAMHGYVKHFFGCTECSQHFQSMAARNRIFDVKENDKAVLWLWISHNEVNLRLAGDVTEDPEHPKIQFPSATKCPECRQTRGAWNLPNVYQYLQRMYGADKIQDARRARSTAAAQSPLSNLDIGMLSLLYMAA